A region from the Mya arenaria isolate MELC-2E11 chromosome 2, ASM2691426v1 genome encodes:
- the LOC128218171 gene encoding biogenesis of lysosome-related organelles complex 1 subunit 2-like, giving the protein MAEEENRTPNRTGEQKRDVRDSAPPDIVELCRETFKKTSEYLKGELDGTIEDYKLLETMNKVTVSKYSEMKNTAGEIGGALQELNEKYENLLPFLEQIDHVEDSVNSLEQAAYRLDAYSKRLEAKFKALERR; this is encoded by the exons ATGGCGGAAGAAGAAAACAGAACCCCGAACAGAACAG GTGAGCAGAAGCGAGATGTTCGTGACTCTGCACCACCGGATATTGTTGAACTGTGTCGTGAGACATTCAAGAAAACATCTGAATACCTTAAAGGAGAGTTAGATG GGACGATTGAAGATTACAAGCTGTTAGAAACAATGAATAAAGTAACAGTGTCCAAGTATTCTGAGATGAAGAACACAGCTGGTGAAATTGGTGGAGCATTGCAAGAACTTAATGAGAAAT ATGAGAATCTGCTACCATTCCTTGAGCAGATTGATCATGTGGAGGACAGCGTTAACTCCCTGGAACAGGCAGCATACAGGCTTGATGCCTACTCCAAACGCTTAG AGGCCAAGTTCAAGGCTTTGGAGAGGAGATGA
- the LOC128217871 gene encoding E3 ubiquitin-protein ligase RNF181-like: protein MASYFDEHDCEPLRDGEQPDHLLHMARLLLDSGLAAEWDLEYGRVFGDGKVPPASKKVVEELPTRIVTPSEAAEEKKCPVCIGLFDEEDEVKELPCGHRFHSPCILPWLQKVNSCPLCRHELPTDDPDYENFKKQKARAKQREFELDNLHNSMFG from the exons ATGGCATCTTACTTCGATGAACACGACTGTGAACCTCTTCGTGATGGAGAACAACCAGATCACTTGTTACATATGGCCAG ACTGCTGCTTGATAGTGGATTAGCTGCTGAATGGGACCTTGAATATGGAAG AGTGTTTGGAGATGGCAAGGTCCCACCAGCATCTAAAAAGGTTGTGGAGGAGTTGCCAACACGTATCGTCACCCCATCAGAGGCAG CCGAGGAGAAAAAGTGTCCGGTGTGTATCGGGTTGTTTGATGAGGAGGATGAGGTCAAGGAGCTGCCGTGCGGCCACCGCTTCCACTCCCCCTGTATTCTCCCCTGGCTTCAAAAG GTGAATTCTTGTCCTCTGTGTCGACATGAGCTGCCGACAGACGATCCAGACTACGAGAACTTCAAAAAACAGAAG GCACGTGCAAAACAGCGGGAATTTGAGCTAGACAATCTTCACAACTCCATGTTTGGATGA
- the LOC128215984 gene encoding carbohydrate sulfotransferase 15-like produces the protein MSPVHSPATLYRKSLTYCTSSSPASRGKLTVPRKKCFQCPTLFTFVTVSYANVVAGKHYCGDIAVLYSTSVLLRDVYITGLLLKKSNINICVNSGCLVEALFVELTENIGYVSFWDRNNVLGGLHRYVVIKQPANDSLSVSAIKALVQSRRSSRNYTHIAKSKTTTIQSTATHIDPALKRLIDEIHASDDTRGQEVVFEKTPKYTCPEKLRKVNGVEDLLCMNPPRFDAVVKNPCWHDARGRWRCLPYFQLIGMDKSGSTDLFDKVAGHPEVIKNKGALNKETMWWSWKRYGLWLDAKKGKLENFKTYTDYFSVAAERIKKNLSLITGDGTPMDLWDERGWVNLPQNAGRKTPLFLTPHLVNHVNPHVKLIVIFREPVNRLLSDYCFLKIGRQTAKSFHEEVVRGIRSLHACTRTRTLRTCLYHAKLIQSFKARLHLGFYSIFLRDWLRVFPRKQFLIMRTEDYSSDIARHIQYAFDFLDLGKISQQTIRKLSTSSRKHVTKKRKAVSMLEKTRALVHELYKPFMKDLAFILHDDKYLWHNV, from the exons ATGTCGCCAGTTCACTCCCCTGCCACGTTATACCGAAAGTCGTTAACATACTGTACCAGTAGCTCCCCTGCATCCAGGGGAAAACTGACTGTAcccagaaaaaaatgtttccagtgCCCTACATTGTTCACATTCGTAACAGTGAGCTATG CAAATGTTGTCGCGGGAAAACACTACTGTGGCGACATTGCAGTGCTTTATTCGACATCGGTGTTATTAAGAGACGTTTACATTACCGGACTGCTATTGAAGAAATCCAACATTAACATATGTGTGAATAGTGGATGCCTTGTCGAGGCCTTGTTTGTGGAATTAACCGAAAATA TTGGGTATGTGAGTTTTTGGGATCGGAATAATGTGCTCGGTGGCCTACATAGGTACGTTGTAATAAAACAACCGGCGAACGACAGCCTTAGTGTGTCGGCCATCAAAGCCTTAGTACAATCGCGGCGTTCTTCCCGTAATTATACACATATCGCGAAATCCAAAACCACCACCATCCAGTCTACGGCGACCCACATAGACCCGGCCTTGAAGCGATTGATCGATGAAATTCACGCGAGTGACGACACGAGAGGACAGGAAGTTGTTTTCGAGAAGACCCCCAAATACACGTGCCCAGAGAAACTACGGAAAGTGAACGGCGTAGAGGATCTTCTATGCATG AATCCCCCGCGGTTCGATGCGGTAGTCAAAAATCCATGCTGGCACGACGCTCGTGGCAGGTGGCGTTGTCTGCCCTATTTTCAGCTGATTGGCATGGACAAGAGTGGCTCCACGGACCTGTTCGACAAGGTAGCCGGGCACCCGGAAGTGATTAAAAATAAGGGAGCCCTCAACAAGGAGACCATGTGGTGGTCATGGAAGCGATATG GTTTATGGTTAGATGCCAAAAAAGGAAAGCttgaaaacttcaaaacatacacGGACTACTTCTCAGTCGCGGCAGAAAGAATTAAGAAGAATTTGAGCCTCATCACCG GCGATGGGACCCCGATGGACCTGTGGGATGAGCGCGGCTGGGTCAACCTGCCACAAAACGCCGGCCGGAAGACGCCCCTCTTTCTCACTCCTCACCTCGTCAACCACGTCAACCCGCACGTGAAGTTGATAGTGATATTCCGAGAACCAGTCAATAG ATTATTGAGCGACTATTGCTTTCTAAAGATCGGTCGACAGACTGCCAAATCATTTCACGAAGAAGTTGTGAGGGGAATCCGAAGCCTGCACGCATGCACGAGAACTCGGACACTGAGGACCTGCCTCTATCATGCAAAACTTATACAATCTTTTAAA GCTCGCTTGCACCTTGGTTTTTACTCCATATTCCTGAGGGACTGGCTCCGCGTGTTTCCCCGGAAACAGTTTCTGATCATGCGCACTGAGGATTATTCCAGCGATATTGCCAGACACATCCAGTATGCATTCGACTTTCTTGATCTCG GGAAGATTTCCCAGCAAAcaataagaaagttgtcaacCTCCAGTCGGAAACACGTGACAAAGAAAAGAAAAGCGGTGTCAATGCTAGAGAAAACACGGGCTCTTGTACATGAACTTTATAAACCATTTATGAAAGACTTAGCCTTTATACTTCATGATGATAAATACTTGTGGCATAACgtgtga